The Cytobacillus oceanisediminis DNA segment CAATAACCTTTTTAATTTCATAATCGGAGTCAACAGTGTGGACACCATACTTTTCATTTACAATATGACTCGGCACTTCCTGTTTTCGGATTCTTGTCCATGTCTGTGAGTCTCTCTTCCTTCTATAGAAAGCTTCCTGTCCAAGCAATTCCGAATTGGAATTTGGCTGTTCAAGCACAAATTCAATGTATTTAGCTTTACGTGATGGGAAACTCCATACACCCTGCCCTGTAAATTTAGTCTTGGCAAAATCCTCGCTGCCATCGAAAAGGTCTTCTGCTCGATAGCTCTGTGGAGTGCCGTTCACTGTTTGGTTTAATACAAAGTTGTCATCTTCGAAAAGTCCCTTATATTCAATGCCATCCAATGATGTGCGGATGGAGTATACATTGACGGTTCCTGGGCTCCCTGGAGAATGATATGGATTTAGGTTAATCCAATTGATTGTTTCCTCTTTAGGCAGCTGCACCACCAATTTAACCCTAAGCAGATCATTGTGCTGACTTCCTTTCGCCCATTCCACATCATAATAAAGGGCCTTTTGCTTGTAGCTCTCCGGGATATTAACCATTTCAAATTCAAAAACAGTATCAGGGTTTCCGTCAATTAATGATTCTTGCTTGTCATTGGGAATTTGCGTTGATACCATTTCGTAGTTTTCATATTCAGAGTCGGCCTGTACCTTTCTTGCCAAGTGATAGGTGCCGGCAATTCCATTCCCCTGAACACTCCGCACTCTGCTTTCCAGGCTTCTATTAATGGCGTTTCTTCTATTAAGAGTAAGAACACCTTCCTGAGTGTGTATCATGCAGCGGTTTTCCAATTCTGTCAGACTGGTATCTGTCATATCGTAATTGGTGAACGATTCTTTCAAATAGACAGTATTTGGCGTCGTTTCTTCCGTCAGCATCTGCAGATCACTTACGGCCCCATTAACCCCTCTTACGATTGTAAGGATCCGGTCTTTTTCACTTTGGGAATAATTAAAGTAATCCACTAAATAAGTGGCAATTGTGTTCAGCTCAGTGAATAGGATGCCGAGGTCCTTTTCCATTTCTTTGTTGTTATCATAGTAATCTTCAATAAAAGGAAACTCTCCCTGCACCACCTGACGTGCCTGGAATAAAGGCCTCCCTATGGAAGACTGATAGCGGTAAAAGATTTCATCTGCCAGCTGGGAAACTTCTTCCGGTGTAGCAGAATCTCCAATTCGGATTCTGGCTTGTTCCAGCAAATAGCTTCGCTGCTGCTCCAATATCTTAGATTCTATTTTTGGCGGATTCATTGGCTCACCCCCTATTTCATTACTTTAAATTTCAGCTGATAGCTGTTTACCATTGGTGTCATCACCAGCTCATCACCGGCATTTTTACGCATGATGATTTTTAGCCTAAAGTTTGTTAGCAGGTAATCATAGTGGACCACAATGGAGGCATTGCCGTGGTTTGTTGCTTCATTCAGGTATAAATCGGATCTGTTAAAACTCTCAGTAAAAATCAGCTTATTCTTTTCCTGTTTGTATTCAAATACCCTGTAGGGAGCTTCAGGAAGAATGCTGTATCGGTTCAGGGAAACATCCCTGCTGTTTTTGTAATCGGTCCGGTTCATAGTGACAAATTGTGAGCCGTTCGCATAAGCCATAGGGAAAAACTCTTTTTGGACTTGGCCATTACCTGCAAAGATGGTGCCGTCAGTCAGAAAGACATCGATTGGCCGATATTCACTTGTATTGGGCTCATAGTTTTCGATTTGATTGATTTGGTCAAAATCCACAAATGGATATTTTGATAACTTAATCGTGTTATTAGAATCCGTACCATTTTGGAAATGCTCTATTTTTCGGATCCTTCTCGAAAAGCGGCTGCCGACCTGCACTGTCCAAGGGTTGATTAATGCTGTATCAGGTACATAGTCGATTGTATAAATGGCGCTACTGTCATACGGAATAGACAATTGAATGGAAGAACCGCGGCCTGTAAAATACCAGTCCTCTTTGTTTAAAACAATATTGTTCTTATATACCTTTGTCTTTTCTGTTTCATGGATATCTGCATGGAATCTTAGCTGCGCACTTGAGCCATGGAAAAAAAGCTTCTCGCATTTGATTACATCCACACCTTCCGGAAGAATGGAAACCCAGTCATTCGAAGAAGGATTCTCTTCAAGTGAAATGTAGTATTCCAGGGAAGTCAGCCGGTCTGTTGCCATTCCGTCCAATTCATTAAAAAGCGGATGGTCTTCATATGAAGCCAGGGAAACCTCCACTATATTTCCCTCTACTTCGATAGGCTTGGTTACGAAAACGCCATTCTGCTCATAAAGTGAATAAGAAAGTCCAATGTTTTTAATCCCATACTGGTACACATATTGCTGTGAATTATTGGCTCGATTGCTTAAATCCTGGCCATCTACCAGAGGAGGAACTGGTCCTGGAGCCGAACTCCTTAAAGCAGCCGACTGGACACTGCTGTTTTTTCCTGTAGGAGTGTTTGCATATTGAAATTCTGAGACGCTCATCATGAGCCTCCTTCCTATCTCTGTTCACTATCCAACTTCGTCTTGATCGCCTCAAAGTCTTCCCCATATCGGTTCATGCCTTGTTCGTCGGAAACTCTATTGGGTTTGTTTATATTTTGGTAGCTTGCGATGATTTCCTGATGAAGTTTGATACCAGCTTGAGTGGTCATGAGTTCATTGAAATAATCGTTTACTGATGTTTCATACATGGAACGGCTTGCTAGTGATGCTTGATTCCAGAGCTCTGCATTCATAGCTTGTTCTTCTGATGTGCTCTGATCAATTAACGTATAGGATTCCTGCTTGATAATAATGAAGAAAGTCTTCGCAAAGACAGAAGGGAAATGAATAGTTGCGGAATGATTAGTCTGCATGACCTTGGATAGAGGAATTTCGTAAATAGTCCCGCTCTGTTCTGACTGATACATAAGTGTCAGCAATTCTATCGGATATTCAGTAAAGAAATCCACTGTTAAATGATTCACGCTTTTGGGTCTATCGAGGGTTATTTTAAGCTTGGCCATAACCCCTTTTCCACTAACCTTTTCTTCATCTTCAGCTGGTTGTACATCCAGAGGGGAAAAGAAATTAAAGTATTCCTTAACTTCTTTATGGGCAATTTCCGTTAAATCCAATGCGGAGATGGCATTGCCATTGAAGTCTGTTTCAAAGTCATATCCATAGGATACAAGCTTCTTGCCGGAGAGATCCCAGGAATAAGGATACCGCTCAATTCTGTATAAAAGATGCTTCATGATTTCTGATAAGCGTGGTCCAGCTTCTACTACCGGCCTGTCTTTTTTTAAGATTTGATTATCTACGTAACTATTGGGACCGATGATATAAATACTGACCGGCTCTTCCCGATTGAAGGGATTCATGAAGGTCATTTCCCATAATCCCTCAAATTCCGTTATGTGAAGGGAATGATGGCGCTCAATATAAGTAGGCTTCATTCAGGCACCTTCCTTTCTAACGCTTTTTGATTTCTGTATAAGCTGGGGCGTTTGCTGCAACAGCCTGAGCCCAGTATGTTTCTTTCGAATCGTCAATTGCGTGATTAAGTGGATGATTCAAGTCTTCGATGACATTTGCCGCCTGATACTCCACTTCAATTTTTGCCGTAACTGTACCATTGGTATTTTGAAGAGCGCTATAAGTTTCTTTTGAAGGAAGGGAAAGATAATGCTGGTGAAAATTCCGGTTAAGCGTGGCGCTTTTTAGAGATTTTCCATCGCGATCCAAAAATAAATGGGCATACTGTTCACGGTCTGTTTCCATGTGGAGGTTTTTGTCTTTTTCCTCAAATCCATATGTTTTTACGATAAGCCCGTTTTCGCCTTTTGCCTTAAGGTTTAATTCTTCTACCCTTGTTTTAAGGCTATCGACTTCTCGCTGAACGTCATCAAGTGTCCCTTTTAGGATCCGATTGTAGTTAGCCACTACTTTCTCAACCACTAAATGGGAATTGTAAAGCCGCTTTAAATCCAAGGAAACATCAGAATGCATGCGATTGAAATGTTCTGCATCCACCTTTTCACCGGCTGCTTCAAGCTTTGTGACCTTTTCCTTGCGGTTGGCCAATTGCTGGATAAGCGCTTCAAACTCTTCTTTTGTAATGACCTTTACCTCAAACAAATCCAGGTTTTCCTGAATCAGCTGCTCTACCTCCCGGCGGTCATATTGTGGAAGCACAGATAAATAGTTCTGTAAATATTCCATGGCTACACCTCCTCTTGCTGCAAATAAATCCATGGGCCGTACTGATATTCCTGTCTGGCTCTAATCCGAATAGCCGGGCATGCACCATCAATTTCAGCCTGCTGCAGATAAATAAATTCTCCATTTTGTGTTCTGATACGTATAGGAATCTTGCTGATTAATATCTTGGAATCAATCTGACCATCATGTTTGCCGTATTGCTTTTCACTGTAGCGGAATCGGCCGTACTGATTACTTGATTTTAATGATTTAACGGATACGGATATGGTTTTCATTGCCGGAGCCTGTGTGTTTTCCTGCTTCACATGTTCTTGAAGGTATGTCCAAGGAGAAGGCTCTCCATTATAAATGGAGCGTATGCGAATTTGCTTCAAGAGAAACACCTCCAAATAAAATAAGAGGGAGCATTTGCTCCCTCAAGAACGTAACCATTCATCTTATGGCCGTCAATATAAAATCTCTCAAATCCGATTAAGCAGCCGGCTCTTCTACTGTTTCAGGCTGGTCCCAATAAACAGCAAGAATCTCGGAATCCGTCAGGCATTCCCTTACTCTTTTTCTTAGCTGGTCCAGCTTGTATAAGGTTTTTTCCTTATGTTCAAACCCCTCTTTGACGATTGAAAGGAATTCCTCTTTGGTATGAGGAATTTGCATTCCTAGATTTTCTGCCTTCCAATAAACCACTGTCACATCTGTATCCTCTTTAACAAATGTGTACTTGCCCAGAAGATTTAACTGATCGTCGCGATTGAGCCTGTATTGGTTGCCATTCGTGGTTGACACAAACCCTTCTACAATGGTTTGTTCGCAAACATCGCTAAAATACTTAATTTTCAATTGCTTATGGTATTCATGAAGGTATTCTTTAGTTACTTCATAAACTAGAATTCCGTTTTTATCCGCTAAATCAAGACAGAACTCATTCAGTTCCATGTTCGTAAGTCCATTAATCCCAATCTGCAGAATTTTATCATTATAATAACTTTCAATTAACATAATAATCTCCTCTTTATTTGAAGGGGCAGAGTGCTTCCATCCAGCCCCTTTCCATTATTTTTATTTCTGTGGCGATTCTGCAGGAACTTCAGGTCCGGATTGAATGGAAGCTAATGTCTCTTGCAGCTGTGTGACAAAAGCTTTAAGCCGAATGTTTTCGGTCACCAGATTTGAGATTGTAGCTTCATATTCCTTTACAAGAAAGTTAATATCGATTTTTGTATTGTCCATTTTTATTTCTCCTCTTCTTCTTTTTATAGTGGGATTGAGTTTTGTAGGTAATAGATTAGTGGATTATGCCGTGGGAAGGCTTGTCCAAGTAATAGACTCGATTTCTTCCGGGGATTGTGCAGCCAATACTCTTTGTTCCAGCTGCCAATATTTTGCGATGTTGGTATTTTTGTGAGACTTTGCATCCATCATGACTCTGTAAAACTCTTCTCTGGTATGATAAACCACACCATTGTTTAGAGATTTCCATGCAACCATAGTTATGGCTGAATCATTATCCATCTCCAGCTTCTGCTGGGTAAAGTTCATTTGATCATGATAGTTAAAACCATAGGAATTTCCATTTAAACTGAGGAACCCATTCAGTATTGTAAGGTTACATTCTTCCTTAAGCTCATTAATTTTCATCTCGCGCCGGAAGGCCAAAACTTCCTCAGGAGACTTACTTTCAACCCATTGATTCAGTTTCCAATCATATACAGGGTTTAAAAAACCTTGACCCCAGCCAAGGACGCATTCGTCTGGAATGGTGTCTGTTTCGGGGTCAAATACAAAGGAGTCAAGAATGACTCCCGTATCTTTGTCCACTTTAAAATATTGTTGTTCAGCCAAAAATGACTCCCCCTTAATTTATCGCTTTAAAACAGATTGCAGCAAGTGACGTAAATGAAGCTGAACCCCCTGCCTGTATTGTTATGCTTCCATCCTCTATTACGTCAATCCTTGTCGGTACAGAAGCATTAGATGAGAACGTACTGAATATCTCACGGTTTCCAGGACGATACCCTGCTGGAAGTGATCCTATAATAGTACCTGCTGTGATAGATCCACTCTTGATTAAACCGGTCACATAAACCACTCCGTTCTTATCCTTCCAATAAGCAGCACCTTGATATTGCGAACTGTAATTGACCCAACCGTTAAACAAGGACAAGGATTTCATATTTTCATTCTCAATAAGTCCCTGCAAGTACATGTTTCCGGACATTCTGAATCTTGCTGTCGTGGAACCACCGGTATAAATTAAACATTCACCAGGTATTGTCGGATCTGCGTCGCCGTAAAGACTAATACCGGCTCCAGTTGCTGAGGTTCCTGTAACACGTATTTCCATGGCTTCACGTCCGCTTGAGTTGGAAATACCAATATGCCCCGTGTTTCCTAATGGAGTAGGCAGCTGCAGATTCCCAAGATAAGGTATTTTAACATTCCCCTTATTCAGAACAAGGTTAGAGTTATCTAAGAGAATATCATTGATTTCCCCTAGTATACCCGTCCGAATTTCCACCCCGTTTCTTCCTGTGATCTTTAACGGACTTCCTGAACCTTCACCATATATAGACCAACTTCCAGCAGTTCCCCCTGCTGCTTGATAAGAAATACCGTTCTCAGTTATTGACGTTTCATTTGTCCAATTTGTACCCCCTGGCACAGCGTTATAGGTTCTAAGTTTTCCCCAATCTAATTCCGTTGTAAGGTGGAAGGTTTGTATAGATCCTTTTACAAATCCCTTATTGTAGGAAACCAGCTTTCCACCTTCCATTAGGGTATAGCCCGTTGATTCTTCAGACTTAATCGTAACCCCCGTAAGGCTTCCAGCCGTAACTGTACCTAAATTTGACGAAATAGCAGACAAATAAGTGGCGTTGATATTTCCTCCATCAATAGTGGTTAGGCTCGCCGGACTGAACGGACTTGGTTCTGTCCCAGAATCTACTTCTTCAAACTGGAAGGCATCAAAGTAGACCGGCAAGTTAGCTGTATCTACATCTACTCGAATAAGTGCTTTTGTAGAGCCAGTGGGGGCAGTGAATAGCTTTAGAAAGCGCGTCCACCCACTACTACTAGTAATGGATTTTTTGCCTGTGTCATGAAAAGTGGCTGAAGCATCATTTGTTCTGGCATATCCGTGTACTGAAACCGCTGTGGCACTTGGGTTAAATGCATAGAAAGAAATAATGTATTTCGTCCCAGCTATAATTGGAATGTGATAATCCGTCGAACTTGTCCCTAAATATACATGGTTATCAGTACCTGTCCCCTGCACCTTAAGACTTCTATCCCCATCATAGGAGTATGCGTTGCTAATTTCCTTGATGGTTGTCGTAGAGGCACTATTAAATGCTATGGCTCCCAAAGGGATTTGTTCAAAACTGTCGTATCCTCTTCGGACCATATTTGGATTGGAACTGATTGAAAGCTTGTCCACTGTGATGCTTCCTGATGCTAGTCTTCCAACATTTAATGTTCCTGTCGAAATATTGGTTGCATTAATGTTTGTAATGGTCGCCCTTGAGGCATCCAAAGTACCTGTAATAATGTTAGAGGCGTTAATATTCGTTATAGTAGCTTTAGTACCATCCAAAGTACCTGTATTAATGTTAGTGGCGTTAATATTCGTTATAGTAGCTTTGGAACCGTCCAAAGTTCCGGTGATAATGTTGGAGGCATTGATATTTGTTATTGTCGCCTTGGAACCGTCCAAAGTTCCCGTAACAATATTTGAGGCGTTGAGGTTGGTAATGGTTGCTTTCGAGGCATCAATGGTTCCAGTTGTGATTGAGTTACCATCAATAGCTGTTTGAGTTGCACTGTAAAGTTCCCACTCGTAAAGGTGATTGCTTGTATTTACAGAGTTTCCATTTGCAAAAAGCCTTACATATCTTGCTGTTATCGGAATAGCAAAGTTATCTATGGTTGGAACAAAATTGTTATTTCCAGTGGCGACCCGGCTGATGGATTTTTTCCATCCCGTGTTTTCAGGATTTCCTACTGCGTAATACCAGTTCGTTCCATCACTAGAATATTTAATTTTATACCAGTAGTAGCGGTCATCCCCAGCAAAGAAGAACAAGCGGCTCTGCTCAATACGGTACACTGCCCCCAAATCGAGCTGATAATAGGAACCTTCCGTATTGGAATCGGTTGAGTTTCCGCTACCGAAAGTGACATAAGAAGAGCCGACATTCCTAGCTCCGTCTATGCCAGCGGTGCTTGTTGATGTTCCTGATACCGTTGCACCAATTGCGAGGTTGCCATCCTTTGTGGTGCCCGAGCCAACCATGATTCGTTCAGCACTAAAAGTTCCTGTTGTAATCTTGTCTGCATTGATTTCAAGTTTGCCTGCATTGGTCCAGAACATGCCATTGATATTAGTGTTTGTTGTCAGTTCTGACCAGGTATTAGTGGCATTTGTCGGAGGTTTCGTTCCGCTAACTTCTCCATAAGATGGTACCCATGTTGATCCCCTTGCTCCTACTTGTGCTGCAGTAGGAGCTGCCACTCCTGATCCTCCCCAAGTAATGGATCCGCCGCTCATGGTAATATTGCCTCTCATTGAAACATTACCATTGGAATCAATGACGAAGTTCCCGCCTGCTGCATTTAGACCATTCAATGACTTAATGTGAGAAGCCTGTATGGTGCCATCTACCAGGAGGTTTCCGCTGTAGCGCTTGCGTACTTCTAGGCTCCGGATGTAAAAATAACCTGTTGTCGAGTTGTCCTTCTCAAAGAAGAAGTCAACAAAGTTTAATGTCTTGGCTGGATCTACATCTGCGGTTATTTTTACATTCGCTGAGAAAGAAGTGTTAGATGTTGAAACTGGAACGGAAGAGCTTCCTGCATTTGTATAGGTTCCGTCTGTGTACTGGTAGCGGATAATGGCTGTTATGCTGCCAATTGCGGATTCTTTATATCCCTTTCCTGCAAAGTAGTATTCATCACCTACAGTAAACTCCTGTGTTTTTGCTTGGACTATAGTGATCTTTGAATAAGCAGACTGTCCTACTTTAAAATACTTAAGGTTGCTGATATCTGTTGTGGTAAATCCATTCGGATTACTCTCAGCATCAATCTGAGCCATGTTGGTGAAGTCACCGATGGCAATTTGCTGTGCAAAAATAGTGTTGGCTTCAATCATGCCGCCGTTCATTCTGACTTTCCCGCCGACTGCGTTACCTTTCCAGTCATCTAAAACAGAACCAGTTTCATAGCCGTAGATTTCAGAATCCGTTGCCGGTCTGACTTTAACGGAGTCGATTTGAATGGTTTTGGCGGTAACAGTAGCAAATCCGCCCCAGGCAGCCATCGGGAATACAGAGTAACCTATAAATCCTGCAATTGGGGTATCTGATGCCATTTTAAATATCTTTGAAACGGTATACCATTTTGAAAGGGTTGGAGAAGGAACCATGTCTTTATAGTGCATCTTATAATCAACATACGATGTTCCATCAACACGGAATAAAACACCCGAACCGTCTAGCGTGCCTGACTCCAGCATAAAAGTGGATTCTACATAAACGTATTGGAAGTAAGGTCTATTTCTAATCGTTTGAGTATAGTAGCCTTGTCCACCAGCTGCCATTACCCACTTAGCAGCATTTCCAGTACCGTTTCCAGAAGTGACTTTTGTAGGAGCAGTATAAGCAAGTGTGTAACCATTCGGACTGGTGCTTGACCAGTCATAAAAATTTGGGTTGATATTCATGAGTAAGGCTTCATCTGATTCAGGACCTCTTGCACCTGTGCTACCCGTTGAACCCTGCTTGCTCTTACTTAATACAAAACGTTTTGTAATGCTTGAGTAGCCTGAGCGGGATGCTGTTAGGTCAACATAGCCATTATCTGCAGTGAACCCGGTTACTGTGTAAGTGCTTCCCGATAATGAGCCGGATACATTGCTCACCGTAGCGGTAATGGTCCAGTTCGCTGTATCGTCTGAACTGCCATTATAGATGGTTAGCTTTGTATTGATCCCGGCATAGCTGCTTACCGTACCAGAAGAGTTCGCTGATAATACTGCAGCTTCATTGCTTAGAACTCCAATTATTGCATTCTGTCCATTGCTTCCATTTGTTCCATTGCTTCCATCTTGCCCATCTGCCCCATCAGAGACAATAGGGATAATCTGTTCATCAAGCAAGGTAGTTGTTCCGCCAGCCAAATACATGCGGACCCGTATAGATTTAATTCCTGCAGAAGGCGTATGCGATTTAGTCGCCTCATTTGCTGCGCTGGTATATTTGTCAGTAAAGGTTGTACCATCCGTGCTTTCTGCAATGATAAATCTTCCTGAATAATTGGCTGGTGTACCTGAACCTACTTGGGTACGCCCGGTCAAATCAATGCTTGCCGGAGTATAAACCCCAGCCTTATTTTTTTGTATAGCTGAGGCATCTGAGATGAGCCAGTAGGACGTGGCACTGCTTCCTGTAGCTCCCTGTTTTGATTTTGTTAAAGTAAATGTTTTCGTGATACTTGAATACCCGCTTCTTGATGCAGTAAATGTGACAGTTGCCACATCTGCAGAAACTGCAGTTACAGTTGCTGTGCGGTTTGCCGGGGTTCCTGAAGCAGTAACCGTGGCATTAGAGAGGGTTTGGGTGATTGTCCAGTTTGCCGTATCATCAGTCGCTCCATTGTAGATAGTTAAAGTGGAGGCTGCTCCTGCATATGTGCTGACCGTTCCCGAGGAATTTGCTGGGAGGTTATGAGATTCGTTGGTTAGAACACCAATAATAGCATTCTCTCCATCTATTCCGTTGGTCCCATTAGTTCCGTTTTGGCCTCTTATTCCATCAGACACTATTGGCACAATTTGTTCATCAAGGAGAGTGGTTGTGCCTCCTGCCAGAAACAATTGAAGTTTCACCGCTTTTATCCCTGTGGATGGGGTATGGGACTTTACTGCTTCATTTGCAGAACTTGTATACTTCGTAGTCCAGGTGGTGCCATCTGTAGTTTCCGCTAAAATGAAGCGTCCGGAATAATTAGCTGGTGTGCCTGTGCCCACTTGTGACTTTCCTGTAACATTGATTACATTAGGGGTGTAGTCTCCTGCTTCGCTTTTCTGGATCGCAGACACATCCGCTACCAGCCAATATGAAGTTGCACTTGAACCTGTTGCCCCTTGTTTACTCTTACTTAAAGCAAAGCGTTTTGTCACGCTTGGATATCCGCTCCGGCTTGCTGTCAGGTCAACATAGCCAGTGTCGGCGTTTAAAGCTGTGACCGTATAAGTTTTGCCTGATAGAGTACCAGTCACATTACTAGGGCTTGCAGTCACAGTCCAGTTTGCACTGTCATCTGTTAAACCATTGTAGATGCTCATGGTCGTTACAGCACCAGTGTAACTGCTGACAGTTCCCGAAGAGTTAGCTGCTAATACATGGGATTCATTGCTGAGCACTCCTGTAACTGCGTGTTGTCCAGGAGTCCCATCATTCCCTTTTTGACCTTGAGGACCTCTGACTAAAGACCAAGTGTAGTCCGCTGGATTGGTGGATGGCACATCCGTGTCATGATTATAGCTAAAGCCGATATAATCTTTTCCAGATGGATTGCTTGTAATGCCGGTTCCGTTTGCATCTGATGCATACATAACCCAAGTGTATAAGCCTTCGTTATCTTCTGGAGCAGTCGTAAAATCCGTAACGATATTTCCTTTTTCAACTTTCACTTCATCAAACCAATAATTAAC contains these protein-coding regions:
- a CDS encoding discoidin domain-containing protein, encoding MPKANGQITILDINDAFVSGTPPKNPTEGVLWIDDSVSPSKLYSWSNGTWVEQTLSIAALDPGFYDEVQDLKDFARNSADDGLISNNEKLNIKLLLVEITGDTLTDSTLPTLAEADGIKGGQVYMVRAEAKASGVPTNHVDYIAFETAYKDLKAYVESLSPKLWEPGDTAIDTAVWPLFWDAYFEALSKLQVTTSTYLADSIKPGESYNGVTLTEQNGVVVLRGDNLFKAILNATEGLSISKNVNGTWHKVFYTNTDGKIYATGLEISSDSNIAGTPAGTVVENAETALKTATHVIAKSPAVTSLSYHQAWGTRMAVTEDIHLGRTKIYSSQAGTLVVDLYEFSTWQKVDSRTYSVVVGENTLTLDMLLRKEVAEYVLFQNSLLLHRHTSGAPFDSGSFKVLGGASSPTSTNPGYYYFYDIEIAGMGVDGILPSAVRYTDEVKSRVDDMMSDMKVTPLEKSTLSRDWEAIKAEYNQLILQANAWNVTKTDYQNAYSALNSTSPRIETDILSSLTTTYTFASTSARDTFKNQINAYFDQAEKLRKAINEKMQHDTKDYVVSRGENLVTNGSGMLGNNTNFSSFTFDSAEVYSGKGSFKTVLQNGTIFSDELIPVNPNDKYRMSLMYKGKGVGGNNYFGTVAYDIDGMVISPYHFYGSQYPIVELARDLKVGDTEVYLTSVDGFMDNSSTPDHRHSMVFWGYKNSFGYQYPDGTYSRDVFTIAWGVGAIDRTLKKITFNKAFNLSNPADPNGIFRTGHKVSATSSGGSYQYIAAGNVKAKAEWTLAEGWQSGFGMGANNFPHGTANIKLLFLTNRSTSGGVAGDNLWINNVSFTNIAMEENAKGYADTTYGPIKQNVEDMMSDLKVTPLEKSQLSRDWESIKAEYGQLSGQAAALNVSSTNYVNAYNALNSSTPRIEADILASMSTTYSFSSASARDTFKTQLNTYFSEAEKIRKAISDTINQKIDNVQVGGRNYYKKATNVSRLSGTVTITKDETATPHGFKLTGVTADSSIRISNVIDSNGYWTVSMKVKASAASNIRFDVADQYGANFNLTTEYQKISFTVNVTNFTSTVFNFIDIDSLDAVNYWFDEVKVEKGNIVTDFTTAPEDNEGLYTWVMYASDANGTGITSNPSGKDYIGFSYNHDTDVPSTNPADYTWSLVRGPQGQKGNDGTPGQHAVTGVLSNESHVLAANSSGTVSSYTGAVTTMSIYNGLTDDSANWTVTASPSNVTGTLSGKTYTVTALNADTGYVDLTASRSGYPSVTKRFALSKSKQGATGSSATSYWLVADVSAIQKSEAGDYTPNVINVTGKSQVGTGTPANYSGRFILAETTDGTTWTTKYTSSANEAVKSHTPSTGIKAVKLQLFLAGGTTTLLDEQIVPIVSDGIRGQNGTNGTNGIDGENAIIGVLTNESHNLPANSSGTVSTYAGAASTLTIYNGATDDTANWTITQTLSNATVTASGTPANRTATVTAVSADVATVTFTASRSGYSSITKTFTLTKSKQGATGSSATSYWLISDASAIQKNKAGVYTPASIDLTGRTQVGSGTPANYSGRFIIAESTDGTTFTDKYTSAANEATKSHTPSAGIKSIRVRMYLAGGTTTLLDEQIIPIVSDGADGQDGSNGTNGSNGQNAIIGVLSNEAAVLSANSSGTVSSYAGINTKLTIYNGSSDDTANWTITATVSNVSGSLSGSTYTVTGFTADNGYVDLTASRSGYSSITKRFVLSKSKQGSTGSTGARGPESDEALLMNINPNFYDWSSTSPNGYTLAYTAPTKVTSGNGTGNAAKWVMAAGGQGYYTQTIRNRPYFQYVYVESTFMLESGTLDGSGVLFRVDGTSYVDYKMHYKDMVPSPTLSKWYTVSKIFKMASDTPIAGFIGYSVFPMAAWGGFATVTAKTIQIDSVKVRPATDSEIYGYETGSVLDDWKGNAVGGKVRMNGGMIEANTIFAQQIAIGDFTNMAQIDAESNPNGFTTTDISNLKYFKVGQSAYSKITIVQAKTQEFTVGDEYYFAGKGYKESAIGSITAIIRYQYTDGTYTNAGSSSVPVSTSNTSFSANVKITADVDPAKTLNFVDFFFEKDNSTTGYFYIRSLEVRKRYSGNLLVDGTIQASHIKSLNGLNAAGGNFVIDSNGNVSMRGNITMSGGSITWGGSGVAAPTAAQVGARGSTWVPSYGEVSGTKPPTNATNTWSELTTNTNINGMFWTNAGKLEINADKITTGTFSAERIMVGSGTTKDGNLAIGATVSGTSTSTAGIDGARNVGSSYVTFGSGNSTDSNTEGSYYQLDLGAVYRIEQSRLFFFAGDDRYYWYKIKYSSDGTNWYYAVGNPENTGWKKSISRVATGNNNFVPTIDNFAIPITARYVRLFANGNSVNTSNHLYEWELYSATQTAIDGNSITTGTIDASKATITNLNASNIVTGTLDGSKATITNINASNIITGTLDGSKATITNINATNINTGTLDGTKATITNINASNIITGTLDASRATITNINATNISTGTLNVGRLASGSITVDKLSISSNPNMVRRGYDSFEQIPLGAIAFNSASTTTIKEISNAYSYDGDRSLKVQGTGTDNHVYLGTSSTDYHIPIIAGTKYIISFYAFNPSATAVSVHGYARTNDASATFHDTGKKSITSSSGWTRFLKLFTAPTGSTKALIRVDVDTANLPVYFDAFQFEEVDSGTEPSPFSPASLTTIDGGNINATYLSAISSNLGTVTAGSLTGVTIKSEESTGYTLMEGGKLVSYNKGFVKGSIQTFHLTTELDWGKLRTYNAVPGGTNWTNETSITENGISYQAAGGTAGSWSIYGEGSGSPLKITGRNGVEIRTGILGEINDILLDNSNLVLNKGNVKIPYLGNLQLPTPLGNTGHIGISNSSGREAMEIRVTGTSATGAGISLYGDADPTIPGECLIYTGGSTTARFRMSGNMYLQGLIENENMKSLSLFNGWVNYSSQYQGAAYWKDKNGVVYVTGLIKSGSITAGTIIGSLPAGYRPGNREIFSTFSSNASVPTRIDVIEDGSITIQAGGSASFTSLAAICFKAIN